Proteins encoded by one window of Lemur catta isolate mLemCat1 chromosome 12, mLemCat1.pri, whole genome shotgun sequence:
- the PDCD6 gene encoding programmed cell death protein 6 isoform X3 → MFDRENKAGVNFSEFTGVWKYITDWQNVFRTYDRDNSGMIDKNELKQALSGFGYRLSDQFHDILIRKFDRQGRGQIAFDDFIQGCIVLQRLTDIFRRYDTDQDGWIQVSYEQYLSMVFSIV, encoded by the exons ATGTTTGACCGGGAGAACAAGGCCGGCGTGAACTTCAGCGAGTTCACGGGCGTGTGGAAGTACATCACGGACTGGCAGAACGTCTTCCGCACCTACGACAGAGACAACTCGGGCATGATCGACAAGAACGAGCTCAAGCAAGCTCTCTCAGGTTTTG GCTACCGGCTCTCTGACCAGTTCCACGACATCCTCATTCGAAAGTTTGACCGACAAGGACGGGGGCAGATCGCCTTTGACGACTTCATCCAGGGCTGCATCGTGCTCCAG AGGTTGACGGACATATTCCGACGCTACGACACGGACCAGGATGGCTGGATTCAGGTGTCTTACGAACAGTACCTGTCCATGGTCTTCAGTATTGTATGA